GGGTTGGTTTCCTCGAAGTACATAATAGTGTGTGTCACCCGTGTCCTCGTTTATTAACAACACGAACGGAATATGGACACGGGAGACATCAGATTGTCGTAGTCACGAGCGTAAGATGGCGTTAGTGTTACGAAAACTCGAGTAACTTACtttacttacttacttacttacaCACATACATTGAGCGAGAGGACCAGCATATAGACACCCTGAGAAAACGGGACTACTGTCTCTCTACCCATTATATACAATATCGTACCACGggaataatattatatattattcccgttttttaaacaaaatacgTCCATCTTACGGGTTTATTTTTCGTCTCATAGGTAagtttgatataaatattaattaattgttgtattattatattgttatatttgaTATATGAGTTGTAACaatgagctaaaaaaaattaacaagcgAGCCATCATTTTTCCATACTATTTTATCGTTTTAGTTGGTGTAGTAGTGTACAGTTGGTGGTAGTTGTGGTTTGCTAccaatatatatgataaatgtAGTAGTTGCTGTTAGACTGTACGACCTTTTGTTGTTTATTCGTCTCGATTTATTTGCAAGCTTTTGCAgggacattttttaaatttaaatatttattaatttaattgttttataggTGTCAGTTGGatacttatttattgttattaataatggATCCATTTATTGGGTGGGTACATTGTGACTAAGCTGTGATATCATgcgaaatatttttgatggcGCTTCTCACATTGCGCTTCTCTGAGTAGAAAGACCGTCGGCAAGTCGCGCATACCGTAGACCATAGTACTCATATCCGTAAATGCAAACTTTgtcacgtaattttttttttttgaagttttttttttgcgcacAGTCGAGAAAATCCAGGGCCGCATCCTGTGGTGGCCCCACTATTATCCACCACGACCACCACCACTGCAATTATTCACTactacttaaaatttatacatatatgtacatatattatgtattatatgtatgttaataattattgtgagCTTGTAAAGACACGCGTCTCGTCTGACTTAAAACTTATTCTCCTTCGGTTgatgatgaaattttttttttttaactgactcttttattattacactgcattgtattttattattttctgggAGATTCTCTAGTAcgcagttttttttactcgaattaaaaaaataaaatttattgtaaaaaaaaatttaaaatggcgTTTTATCGCTTCATTGCGATAACACTTGTCTTTAATGAGTGAATTTAAAGACTAagatgaatattatttaaataatttttttttgttcaacaaaaatattcaagaggttgacgtaattttttttattttattttatttatgatttaaattaaaatttgttagtttGTAATATAAGACAATGATTGGaagggattttattttaatgtgaCAATAGTTTAAAATGTCGTTACAGGAAGTCCAATGTGGGTTAAAATGAGATGGCATCTAGGGATAAAAAACCCTTAGCGTCTTCAAAAGCAAAGCAAAAGACCAATAATGCCAGTTTGTCACCTTCATCAAGCagaacaaataaaaatgatagtaatgataacaataaccGAAATAAAACAGTACTAGCATTGATAGCAAGTATACCAAGCAGAAGACAGAAAATAACTGCAAGAAAATCAACAGCAGCTAATTACAGCGGTAATTATACATCTAGACTTAGGAGTGTGCCTTCATTGattgatgataataaatcGACGGCAACAACTGAGGATATTGGATTGGATACAACATTGTATCCTAAGATGAGACCAAAACAATTTGCTGTTAAATCTACTGGATCAATACCATCACCATCTTATTATCCATCTAGACTTAAAAGCGTGCCTTCAtcggttaataataataagtcacCAGCGACAAATATTGTACTGGGTAATTCGAAAGCTAGGGGTAGCAATCAAGAGCAGAGTATTGAGTTTGGTGGCTCgttgattgataaaaattccCACGGTACTTCTTGTTCTTCAACAAATTCTACCGCTACTGCAACAGTTACGACAACGACACAGAGCAGTAGTCcaaagtcaaataaaaaattgaaaactgTATCACCAGAGTCCCAATTAAAAAGTGCCAAAGTAACGAACAAAATTTCCGAAcgtaaaaaatcaattgttagaaattcaggtaaattaaaaaattcagttgATTCAACAATTGACGAAGTTGTAGCACTTATGATAAGTGGTACGGAAACTGATGAGTTACCGCCGGTTGATCCGGATAATAAACTTGAGGGTAAAGTAACGCGTAGTAAGAAAATGTTGTTTGAAGAGTGTGATATTAAGAAGGAATTAATTGAAGCTGAGGAAGAGACTAAGTCTGAAGACGAGAGTGTGGAAACAAACTCGGAGGGTGGCAGCCAAGGAAATCAATCAAAACGACGAGTGAGTCAACGCAGTTTGAGAAATGGTAAACTCAGACAATTAGATTTGATGGAAGATAAGAAAGTTCGTCGTAATGCTGAGGACGAAACTGATAATGCTGATGATGAGTCGAGTAATGTAGAGTCTGGTGGACAAAATGAAGTTACGGATACTGATGACAATACagagacggaaaaaaataataatagtgaacAAGTTGACCGCAGTGTTGAAGGAGAACAACCTGGTGGTCCTAATTTAAGATCTAAAGCTAAAGCCAAGAGTACTGATACCCCAATAACTGTTGAAGACACACCAGTTATTGACAGTAAAGTTGCGACAGCAGGGATAAAAAGTTGTGCTGATGAGCCAACAAGAAAATCATCTGGCTACGAGTTACtcagaaaaaattgtttactgGGTAAATTAACAGTCGGTGATAAACAATCACTTAAACCAAGACGCAGTAGTCTGAATattgatgttaaaaaaacaatgggTCCATTGTACGGTAGTGAAAAAATAGATGGAGTTGTTGCTAAATCACAAATAGATCAAATGATTgaagatattaaattaaatatcgcAAAATCAATAGAAAGtaaaattgaaagtaaaatGTTATCACTTGAAAAATCATtaggaattaataaaaattttgatattccAAAGATTGAAGAAATAGTCGCACCATTGAGTACAGAAACACAAAAAGTTATTGtacttgataaaaataatgatgaagAAGTAAAACCTGATGTATCTAAATTAGAGACTGTGGCTAACACTagtactgataataataattctgtaCCCAAGGTAGCTGACACTGCCAAAGAGATTGAGAAGCTAGTCATGGGTGACAATGTAGAGGATAAACAACAGATTGCTGAGTCTGCTGAAACCTCCAAGGATAAGGAtactgctgctgctgatgctgatgttgatgctgatgctgatgctgttgctgatgctgatgctgataacACACCAGTTACGTCGAAAGAGAGTGCGACAGAATCACAGAGCGAGAATGATCAAAGTCAAAGCTCTTTGCAGTCCGATGAAAGTTTGGAAGTAGCGACAACGACTGCAACAGCCACCGCAGAAGAAGACGAAACATTGAGTTGTGATGATAAAGTTTCTGAAGAAGAATCGCAGATGGAGACAATTCCGGTGGAGTCTTGTGATCCACAAGCTAAAGAAACGGAAGAAGAAACACTGGAAACAATTTCACTGGAAGTTGAAAGACTTGTTACTGAACCTTTGCCAACAAATTTAAAGGATACTCAGAGTAATGACAGTGAAGAAGATGATAATTTAGAAATGGATGTTGAGATGACAGAAAATAATGATGAAGAAAAGGAAAATAAGGATGaagttgtagaaaaaattgatcaagTTGTGGAAAATGATGATGAAGATATGGAAAATAAGGATGAAGTTGAGAAAATGGATGATGAAGTAAAAGATGATGATGAAGTTGTGaaagaaaatgaagaaaaaacgATAGATGAAGTTGTTGAAGAGTCGGTTGTAAATGAAGAAGTAGAAGAATCTGTTGTTAATGAAGAAgttgaagaagaagaaaaagaagatgatgataatgatgatcatgatgatgAAGAAGTTGTTAAACatgatattgataataatgaagTATCAGTGGAAAAAGTAAATGATGAGGTCACTGATGTTGAACAAGAATTAAAAACTGAAGAAAAGCAGAAATCGGTAACTCCAGAACCAAGTTCTAGTTCTCAAATAGACAAGTCAGCTAAAAATACTCCAGAAAAAGCAGCAGAGGTGGCAGCCCCAGTtgaagatgaaataaaatcacGAGAAGAAAAGTCAAGTGATGTAAATAAAAGTGGTGTTGAAGAAGGAAGACGTGTTCTGAGAGCGAGAGACAAATTGAGGAAATCTGAGAAAGCTCTGAAAGCCGCTGAAGCCAGTGGTGAAGTAAAATCAGAtgattctaaaataaatagtagtGCAGATGAAACAGTCGAGTCGGGAATAAAATCAAAAGATGAAACTGAAGCTCCAGTTGTTGTTAAAATTGAAGAACCCGAGCCGATAACCCGCACAAGACGAAGTCGTGACGTTAAAAAACGCAAAGAGCTTGAAACGTCACCTCAGAGTTTGAAGAGCAAACGGAGCCGACGTGATACTAAAAAATTGGATCAACAAAAAGAAGAAACTTTATTGGACAATGAAGTTGCtacaataaatgaaaataaacgaTCGTTGTCTGTTGATAAATTGACTAAAAGAATAGAAGGTACTAAGAGCTTGCGTGTTTTTTCACCATCTGAGACTACacgtgataaaaatattgacaatcGCAGTAAATCTGAAAACGATATTGAGCCGTCAAAAAGCGGGAAAACTGTTCAACTATCAAGGGATAGATGTGATAGTATTAAACCAAAGGAACCATCAGTTAATCCTGCTGCTGAACAAATTGAAAATGTTGAAGTCATTGCAGAAGAAACCAGCGGAGATGCAGTGCCTGCTATTGCTCTGACAGAAGTATCCGACAATGAATCAAAAGCTGGTAAAATTTCTGAAAGTGTTTTGAAAGACTCGGATGAAGCTTCGACGTCTGGTGAATCAACAAGTAGcgtttcatttaaaattcttGAAACACCTGAAGATAAAGCGCGAAAAGAATCAATTCTTCGTATTCTGGGCTTAGAGTCCCTGGAAAAAGCTGCCGAACGATTACACCAAAAAGCTAAACGTGAACAGTACACTGGAACATTGAAAACGATTATTAGAGTCAGCAAGGATAAGGACAAGGATAAAAAACAATCACGGTCTCCGTTGAAAATGGTACTCAAGCAAGGGAGAAATGATGGAGATGGAGGAGATGCTTCGGAGTTTTACACCATTCAGAAGGAGGTgagttttaataaacaaaaaaaaaaaagaaacagtaattaatttgtttaatgaagaaaattaatgttaatttttttgttttatttgcaGCTTGGAACCAGTGGTTTGGGCGATAGCAGCTCTGGTGCGAACCGAAAGCTCTCTACTAACCACAGACAATCTTGCGGTAATCCTGGTTGCGGGCATAACTACATTATTAATCATACCTTCCTTTATTCATTTCaccttttaattaaaaaaaaaatatataaaattttaaagagaaaaaaagttttaatccacattttaaaaaattgctttACTAATTCTAAAGATGCatgcaaaaaataattcactattttatttttaatcctattAATCCCAATTATTTAACTTTgccataattaaaaataaaaaaggaggaatttttaatgtgaataataattacagatGAAGAACACGAGGACACGTCATTTAAAACTCGACCACGGTTGATAATACCAGAAAAATACTCGTCATTTTCAATACATCCAGGGCGGCCGTGTGCTGACAACTGCTGTTATTGTTTTGGAAAATTTGGCTCTCTGGATACGCCAATGCATTTAGCCCAATTAAAGTCTGATGAACggcggaaaaaaattttattaaccgAGGGTCATCTTAACAAAGACTCGTGTCTTTGTGATGCCTGTTATCGTCATGTTGATAGAAAagtaagatattttttatttatatttacatttgaATGTTAAGTAATTTAGAATAACTACGGCTTTTACTTCTGagtagaaaaaatgaaaattttttaatagttttattgACTTCtatgttattaaaaatccaggagtataaaaatttaaagaaaatattttttaaaaagttaattcaattaaaaaatttttgcgcttaaaaatattagcatAGGAGTCATACTTgaacataattattaaatacattctTTAGGGATGTGCGAATAATTCGAAGCTTTCTAAATAattgcaacattttttttaacgatttaaaattaaaatattttttccaataattcaattttttgtcagaGGTAGAAATAGAGCTCAGACACAATtctagaaaatattatttttggtggttccatgacaactgatccccGACAAGTAATCACACGATAATTGATCCCACAGACAACTGATCCCACTgacaaattcataaaataattaattattaattaataactatgacatgagtaattaatattcactgttgtaaatataaaaagttaaattatgtaaattagttgttgataaaaatcaattgacgATCATTTGTTGATGGGATCAGATGTCGGTGGGATCAATTTGTAGGGATTACTTGTCGTGGTATAAAATTGTTGGGATCAGTTGACAGCACACCATCTTTGGTTACTTTAAAAACTAAGCTCTCTATTAAAGCCACTGCCAGgcagtgccccccactttaaaaattttaaatgactcAATTGTCATAGACGcatcagaattttttcatttaattaaaaaaagttagagcattaattgaaaaaaggacaacgtagtagAGATGGAATAGCGAGACTGCGTTTCagatattttcagtttttaccCCCACCATCTAGATTTAATACCTAAAGCAAGCGCCTTGATGGTGGAGATGAAAACTATAGCAATTTCGCcgagatatatatttaaaaaaaattacttacagttatcaattaggagttgaacgaaatttgGAGAATAAATTTGAGCCCACAAAATTTGACATCTCGAATTATgaaattgacatgaagatataaataatacccttgaataaaaattgaatacttGAAAACTGatcggaattttttaaattcgaatttcaAATCGAATACGATTCGCCGCACAtccttaatatttatattggggtggtcgttaaaaattaatttttctcagacgccccataaaaagcttctttttagtgaataAACACATTGGgaatttagttttttcgttttaagtaaaaagaacacgtgcctcacgacgatcaaagttcatttttcgatacaatcgcggttttttttaaatatctcatgaaatatgcagattaaaggaaaaaatcataggaacaattttgtaggaaattaaattcttaacaaaaaaggtcatattcatttttttttataaattgtgtATTTAtggagatattttaaaaaaactttttttagatcttatcaatgGAGCGTTTTAAGAATTtcaaatgttgaaaataacatttttctaagtatagggtagaagtaccgtttTTGGTCACTTTAGgaccagttttggacacttggaaaacttaaataaaacaatttgtaTAAGACGcagtgataaaattaatttttaaagtgtgTTCAAAGATACTTCTATCCCACTactaaaatggaaatttttcttcatactttttcattaattaaaataaagtatcaaatgtccaaaaatggagcagtggccataAATAACGTATTTTCTTACCAGGGGTTCGTACTTCtctctctattacactcaagtccacgaacggtactatctttgttgcacttgtgcagtaaaCAGAAACTTTGACtgagtttttctcttaaacaaacgaatattgtcaaacaatttaagcgcacttcgctagattagacactagtgcatcaatgtgcggtctgtattttgtatttagaggttttgtttccgaaaaaaactcaGCCGAAAATATCCGATAACGCCCTGTTAACATTCGTAATCCTTTAACtgctcaattgataagatcaaaaaaaagctttttcaaaatatcttcataaatacacatattataaaaaaaatgaacatgaccttttttgtcaagaatttaatttcctacaaaattgtttctatgattttttcctttaatctgcatatttcatgagatatttaaaaaaaaccgcgattgtatcgagaaatgaactttgattgtcctgcggcacgtgtcttttttacttaaaaagaaaaatccaaaattcccaggtattttttcactaagaagctttttatggggtgtctgagaaaatttaatttttaacgaccaccttaatttatatgtatgatatatatttataatatattcttTCAGGCAAACATGAGTCCAACAAATACAAGTTCAAAACCCCAACGAGTACATCGTCAACTATTAGTTTCAAAATGTTACGTAAAAGATTGCCGAGACCCAGCAAGACATACCGTCAAACGACGTTGGATCCACAAGATCAAACCTTGTATCCAAAAtcaggtaattaatttataaaataacaatcatAGCATAAATAACaatcaacaaataaaaaacaaaacattaattttaattgcagGTGATAATTGACGTTAATCCCGAACCCAGTCAACACACATCAATGTATTTTTGCGTTGATCACTACGCGATAattgaacaatttttaatctgtTCACTGTGTACCCGTCGCTTAACTCGAAATCAAACTCATCATTTAAGTGCATCGGAGACCAATGAATTAAATCGTTTATTAGAACAACAGAGAATACCAGTATCAGTAACAGCCGGTACATTTCTTTGCAAACTCTGTCGATATTTTATGACCACTCAATTCAAGTACAAAGATATTGAAAACATGAGcgcaaataataaaacatttaccAAGGGTTATCGTAAACGTTTGTTAGAACTTCACAACATCGAGCTAATGGACGATGATGACGAGGAGTCATCATCAACCCAGGGTATGTCTATAAAAGACAAacgtaaaaaatctaaaagttTGAACAAAAGTGCTAGTAGTGTTGGTAGTGGAGGTGCTGGTGGTAGTGCTGGTAATAATAGTGCTAGTGGTAGTGGGCCATCAAAATCACCAACTGATAATTTAGACAAATCAACATCAGAAAAATCAACACCCGAACCAGTTAAATCAAATCCACCTGCAACATCACAAATAGAAGCTACAGAAAATCGTGAATCATTTGTCGATCAACGTCCTAAGGCTAGTAATGAGGAGAATACAACGACTGAAACTCAAATTCTTGATTTAGAAAGTGctgtagaaaaattaaaaaaacgtaAAGCATTAGATCAACATTTATATTCAACAACATCACcagtatttaataataataacaataataatagtagtaataataataataacaataatgacaaTAGTAGTGATGTTGTTGAAATACTAGCAATGGACAAAGAAGTTACCTTAACACGATTGCCAAAGCGACCAAGACTCAACAATGATATAACTCCAGTTGTTCAAAGACTCGGTGCAAATCCATCAATAAGTGTACGAACATTATTTCCCGGTGAAGAAGAAATGGGCTTACATGCAAAcgttgaattttcaaatgtacGTGAAGTAACACCACAAGGATGGGAAAAATGTGCAACAATAATACAATACGATCGTGATACTAAATTACTTTGGCAGGAGCTTCAAAGGCCATACGGTAATCAGAGTTCATTTTTACGTCACTTGATACTACTAGAGAAATATTATCGTTCTGGTGATCTTGTACTGGCACCAAATGCATCACGTAAcgctattaattattcaacatCTGTACAAAATCGTCTGATATCATATGAAGGACCAGAAAAAATGGACGAGCCGATAACAGATCCATTGCCTACTGAGTTTAGTAATTCAAGACGTTTGAGTGGTGGTTACATGATGGAGAGAGACAGACTATCAACTGGTACTCCAAGTACTAGTACTTTGTTAAATACAACGTCAATAAATAATCCAACATCtgttaaatcaaattttaatcaacaatTACAACAACAATCGCAACAGCTCAATACCAAATCAAATCCAccaagaattttaaaaataaatagtggagtttcaattattaaaaaaccaCCGCCAAGTCTTCAGAGACTTAATTTACCATCAGCTAGTGgtagtaataatagtaatagtaataataataataataatactaataataataacaataataataataataatagtaataataatagtaataatagcaGTAGTATTACAAATCATACTGCAAATGGTAGTGCCAAACGCAAAGACGGTTTtccaaataaaataactgGTAGTACATCTGGGGGTAAAGTAATCCACATGAGTGAACCAGACTTCAAACGGCTacaatctttaaaaaaacaaaaaatgttgagtGAAAAAATGACAACAAGTTTATCATCGCCGTCATCATCACCATCAACATCAGCATCAACATCGACATCTTTGTCGTCATTAACAAACTCAACGGCTGTGACAAATGTTAATGCAAATTTACAGCAGCAGCAAAAAACGGCACAAGTAGCGAGACAAAATATCCAATTTCATGAGCACATAAGAATGCAACAGGAAATGTTGAACAGACAGAGTCGCGGTGATTTTGAACCGATTATTTGTGATGTTAGATCACTTATTAATGAAAACACGCCGACGCaaaatcttataaataatttaaatttaccgaaaTCAATTCAAGTAACAACAAAACCATCTAGTAATAATCCGATACCAATATTACCAAAAATGCCTAAATCATTAACGGTAATACCACAGACAATACATCGTACTGTTGATaagtgacaaaaaaataatattattattaatcgtaataataataaaaataaaagacgtttaaaaataaaacggaAATCTAaatgactaaaaattttttaattatttaaattttattattaattaatataataataaataattattaaaatatatttggtgATGAAAATGATGATTTAAGATTTAAGAGAGACAAAGATATGTAAGTAagcgtaattatttttttggtataaaaGTTGTGTGTTAtcgtatatttaaaatatttcaagaaaaaaaatatatatatttaattttgtattttaaaatattaaaataataatgcacGTAACACATTTGACAGCAACATGTGACCAAGAGATAAAGACGTGATTGATAATTAtcttgaaaagaaaaaaaaatgactgagaattaaaaaaaatatgtggcgttaaaataattatataaattttaaattatttatatcataattattacgTTTCAATCAACTATTGAACACAAAAAGTGCCTAattgtcacaatatatataactaaagttatatatattaaaaaaaaatatatagtgagAAAAATACTAATTGATAAATCGTTATGATTTTtagtgattaattattatggttaaaaacaatcaataaaaatctataattaacccactacataaatatgtaaaattacatgtatatttttagtttttttttttttttattaattgatagttaaaattttctcaatcGAATAGatctttcataaaaaaaaatcatttttgttaTACGCAAATATTTTCTTTCTCATTTATCGTAAgtttattttactaattaatttttagtcctgtaattttttttttctccaataaatattacaagtaattaatgattatttattaagtacATGGTTACTCTCTTGTTATACGTCTTTACGcaggaaataaatatttgtagcAATACCACGTGggtatgaaatgaaaatttgaaaattaaaaaaaaaatatatatatatatataaatataaatacattaatattaattacacaGCGTATAGATTATTACggatatttttagatttagtTTAAGGCGGTGAGCTTATTTATTACGTTTATTCTACTCgcactgtatataatttaattaataatttaatctaattaacaataataataataataataataataataaaagacgtATTGTCTTATTGGAAAAGTCttgttatcaattataattattattattattattatttttttcatatcgaatcgaaaaataataaatatatcagaGTAAAACGtaatgttaataatatataacacgtgttattatatattaatttatgcaaACGTTAAAGAGGGACGTAATGACGTCTGATAATCATGGattgataataacaatataaataataatgatattaattattattataaaaatactgatattgaaaatttaaaaaaaaattcaaatgtatGATGGAAAAATATGGCTGTCTCGCGAGTGATAGTGATgtaaatactttaattaataagttatataaaataatgatgataataataatgattataaaaaaagaatttttaaatagaaggGACTGATTACGGAGAGAATTGTATTGAGttaatacataaattaaaagtaattaataactgCCTGtattgaatacaaaaaaagaatttattaaatgtataaagaaaattcactttttttttatatatattttaataaatactaaattatttgaaataattataattgtaattataattaaaaaaatatatataaataaataaaaagctcAACAAAGACAATTTAAACTCGccagtaaaaaaatagttttatggATATTTAACTTTCTCTCCGTTTTATCAcaaggaatttaaaaaaattgaaatttatttaaaaaatatataaatgataattaaaaataaatttatttgtgaaaggaattttgatggtaattaCGAAGGTacagaatatatataaattctcTATTTTAATAAggatatttttgatatatctctattatatatatataaatgtatatgtatatcgAATAAATTAGTGAGCATTGCTGTCGCTTGATAATCAGTTGTTGTTACG
The Microplitis mediator isolate UGA2020A chromosome 6, iyMicMedi2.1, whole genome shotgun sequence genome window above contains:
- the LOC130669771 gene encoding uncharacterized protein LOC130669771 isoform X2: MASRDKKPLASSKAKQKTNNASLSPSSSRTNKNDSNDNNNRNKTVLALIASIPSRRQKITARKSTAANYSGNYTSRLRSVPSLIDDNKSTATTEDIGLDTTLYPKMRPKQFAVKSTGSIPSPSYYPSRLKSVPSSVNNNKSPATNIVLGNSKARGSNQEQSIEFGGSLIDKNSHGTSCSSTNSTATATVTTTTQSSSPKSNKKLKTVSPESQLKSAKVTNKISERKKSIVRNSGKLKNSVDSTIDEVVALMISGTETDELPPVDPDNKLEGKVTRSKKMLFEECDIKKELIEAEEETKSEDESVETNSEGGSQGNQSKRRVSQRSLRNGKLRQLDLMEDKKVRRNAEDETDNADDESSNVESGGQNEVTDTDDNTETEKNNNSEQVDRSVEGEQPGGPNLRSKAKAKSTDTPITVEDTPVIDSKVATAGIKSCADEPTRKSSGYELLRKNCLLGKLTVGDKQSLKPRRSSLNIDVKKTMGPLYGSEKIDGVVAKSQIDQMIEDIKLNIAKSIESKIESKMLSLEKSLGINKNFDIPKIEEIVAPLSTETQKVIVLDKNNDEEVKPDVSKLETVANTSTDNNNSVPKVADTAKEIEKLVMGDNVEDKQQIAESAETSKDKDTAAADADVDADADAVADADADNTPVTSKESATESQSENDQSQSSLQSDESLEVATTTATATAEEDETLSCDDKVSEEESQMETIPVESCDPQAKETEEETLETISLEVERLVTEPLPTNLKDTQSNDSEEDDNLEMDVEMTENNDEEKENKDEVVEKIDQVVENDDEDMENKDEVEKMDDEVKDDDEVVKENEEKTIDEVVEESVVNEEVEESVVNEEVEEEEKEDDDNDDHDDEEVVKHDIDNNEVSVEKVNDEVTDVEQELKTEEKQKSVTPEPSSSSQIDKSAKNTPEKAAEVAAPVEDEIKSREEKSSDVNKSGVEEGRRVLRARDKLRKSEKALKAAEASGEVKSDDSKINSSADETVESGIKSKDETEAPVVVKIEEPEPITRTRRSRDVKKRKELETSPQSLKSKRSRRDTKKLDQQKEETLLDNEVATINENKRSLSVDKLTKRIEGTKSLRVFSPSETTRDKNIDNRSKSENDIEPSKSGKTVQLSRDRCDSIKPKEPSVNPAAEQIENVEVIAEETSGDAVPAIALTEVSDNESKAGKISESVLKDSDEASTSGESTSSVSFKILETPEDKARKESILRILGLESLEKAAERLHQKAKREQYTGTLKTIIRVSKDKDKDKKQSRSPLKMVLKQGRNDGDGGDASEFYTIQKELGTSGLGDSSSDEEHEDTSFKTRPRLIIPEKYSSFSIHPGRPCADNCCYCFGKFGSLDTPMHLAQLKSDERRKKILLTEGHLNKDSCLCDACYRHVDRKANMSPTNTSSKPQRVHRQLLVSKCYVKDCRDPARHTVKRRWIHKIKPCIQNQVIIDVNPEPSQHTSMYFCVDHYAIIEQFLICSLCTRRLTRNQTHHLSASETNELNRLLEQQRIPVSVTAGTFLCKLCRYFMTTQFKYKDIENMSANNKTFTKGYRKRLLELHNIELMDDDDEESSSTQGMSIKDKRKKSKSLNKSASSVGSGGAGGSAGNNSASGSGPSKSPTDNLDKSTSEKSTPEPVKSNPPATSQIEATENRESFVDQRPKASNEENTTTETQILDLESAVEKLKKRKALDQHLYSTTSPVFNNNNNNNSSNNNNNNNDNSSDVVEILAMDKEVTLTRLPKRPRLNNDITPVVQRLGANPSISVRTLFPGEEEMGLHANVEFSNVREVTPQGWEKCATIIQYDRDTKLLWQELQRPYGNQSSFLRHLILLEKYYRSGDLVLAPNASRNAINYSTSVQNRLISYEGPEKMDEPITDPLPTEFSNSRRLSGGYMMERDRLSTGTPSTSTLLNTTSINNPTSVKSNFNQQLQQQSQQLNTKSNPPRILKINSGVSIIKKPPPSLQRLNLPSASGSNNSNSNNNNNNTNNNNNNNNNNSNNNSNNSSSITNHTANGSAKRKDGFPNKITGSTSGGKVIHMSEPDFKRLQSLKKQKMLSEKMTTSLSSPSSSPSTSASTSTSLSSLTNSTAVTNVNANLQQQQKTAQVARQNIQFHEHIRMQQEMLNRQSRGDFEPIICDVRSLINENTPTQNLINNLNLPKSIQVTTKPSSNNPIPILPKMPKSLTVIPQTIHRTVDK